Proteins from a genomic interval of bacterium:
- a CDS encoding Uma2 family endonuclease — ERNLYYRPQPNTAFVVPDLFVSFGVDPGALELDFSYRLWDAGAPPAFVLEIASEKTHNSDLNVKPAVYLEVGVGEYWRLDPTGGDYYTPALQGDRRAGDAWAPIAVDRDGDGRLRGHSAVLGLDLHAEPHRLRLRDPQTGLWLPDHDETRRQRDATEAEVAALRARLNDQTGDTAQ, encoded by the coding sequence CCGAGCGCAACCTCTACTACCGCCCCCAGCCCAACACCGCCTTCGTCGTCCCCGACCTCTTCGTGAGCTTCGGCGTGGACCCCGGCGCCCTCGAGTTGGACTTCAGCTACCGGCTCTGGGACGCCGGCGCGCCGCCCGCCTTCGTCCTGGAGATCGCCTCGGAGAAGACCCACAACAGCGACCTCAACGTCAAGCCCGCCGTGTACCTCGAAGTCGGAGTCGGCGAGTACTGGCGCCTCGACCCCACCGGCGGCGACTACTACACCCCCGCCCTGCAGGGCGACCGCCGCGCCGGCGACGCCTGGGCACCCATCGCAGTGGACCGCGACGGCGACGGCCGCCTCCGCGGGCACAGCGCCGTCCTCGGCCTCGACCTGCACGCTGAACCGCACCGCCTGCGCCTCCGCGACCCGCAGACCGGCCTCTGGCTCCCCGACCACGACGAGACCCGCCGCCAACGCGACGCCACCGAAGCCGAAGTGGCCGCCCTGCGCGCCCGGCTGAACGACCAGACCGGCGACACGGCCCAATAG
- the prfB gene encoding peptide chain release factor 2: MNEDFSDDLAELSRRLEQSEHYLGIAGLRARRPALEIEAARPELWDDPERARRVAQDLAAVNDDIESFERLQARLEDADTLWQLATELDDDSVLAEIAESVDSLRTDFDALELRALLAGSYDERDAVCSIQSGEGGTDSQDWASMLLRMYGRWAERRGFSFEVESVTEGKEAGITSAEFSVKGRHAYGLLRSEHGIHRLVRISPFNKEGKRQTAFASVKVVPFFPEMAKEVEIDESELRVDTYRSSGAGGQHVNVTDSAVRITHLPTGLVTSSQAQRSQHQNRERAMQMLAAKLLDLERQKRTDEVAEIAGAAQRMGFGSQIRSYVLYPYQMVKDLRTEHSTSNPEAVLDGDIDDFVAAYLRWCRSQEVSAGQ, translated from the coding sequence GTGAACGAGGACTTCAGCGATGATCTGGCCGAACTGAGCCGGCGCCTGGAGCAGTCCGAGCATTACCTGGGCATCGCCGGCCTGCGCGCCCGGCGACCGGCTCTGGAGATCGAGGCGGCCCGCCCCGAACTCTGGGACGACCCCGAGCGGGCGCGCCGGGTTGCCCAGGATCTGGCGGCGGTGAACGACGACATCGAGAGCTTCGAGCGGCTGCAGGCGCGTCTCGAGGACGCCGACACGCTGTGGCAGCTGGCCACCGAGCTGGACGACGACTCGGTGCTGGCGGAGATCGCCGAGTCCGTGGACTCCCTGCGGACCGATTTCGACGCCCTCGAATTGCGTGCGCTGCTGGCCGGCAGCTACGACGAGCGCGACGCCGTATGCAGCATCCAGTCCGGCGAGGGCGGCACAGACTCCCAGGACTGGGCCTCCATGCTTTTGCGCATGTACGGCCGCTGGGCGGAGCGCCGGGGCTTCAGCTTCGAGGTGGAGTCGGTGACCGAGGGCAAGGAGGCGGGGATCACTTCGGCGGAGTTCAGCGTCAAGGGGCGCCACGCCTACGGGCTGCTGCGCAGCGAGCACGGCATCCACCGGCTGGTGCGCATCTCACCGTTCAACAAGGAGGGCAAGCGCCAGACGGCCTTCGCATCGGTGAAGGTCGTGCCCTTCTTCCCGGAGATGGCCAAGGAGGTGGAGATCGACGAGTCGGAGCTGCGGGTCGACACCTACCGCTCCTCGGGCGCCGGCGGCCAGCACGTCAACGTCACCGACTCGGCGGTGCGCATCACCCACCTGCCGACCGGTCTCGTCACCTCCAGCCAGGCGCAGCGCAGCCAGCACCAGAACCGGGAGCGCGCCATGCAGATGCTGGCCGCCAAACTGCTGGATCTCGAGCGCCAGAAACGCACCGACGAGGTGGCCGAGATCGCCGGCGCCGCCCAGCGGATGGGCTTCGGGAGCCAGATCCGCTCCTACGTCCTCTACCCGTACCAGATGGTGAAGGACCTGCGCACCGAGCACTCCACCTCCAACCCCGAGGCGGTCCTCGACGGCGACATCGACGATTTCGTGGCCGCCTACCTGCGCTGGTGCCGCTCCCAGGAGGTCTCTGCCGGACAGTAG
- a CDS encoding nucleotidyl transferase AbiEii/AbiGii toxin family protein, translating into MGGTALAMQLRHRRSEDLDLFTPHAFDPDPLHAALEARGDFRLTRKSQGHLHGTFDGVKIDILWGADAATLRPPTLVAGIPVGSLQDIMATKFRAISSRHLLRDYFDVMSLEQLAGITVEEGFALYLQKYGLSVNHGSVHALVRGFGYFDDVMDDPILRGMVGEDVRDRVVGFFTARHPAIVRSVMQGPSSRT; encoded by the coding sequence ATGGGCGGAACCGCCTTGGCGATGCAGCTGAGGCATCGCCGCAGCGAGGACCTCGACTTGTTCACGCCCCACGCCTTCGACCCGGATCCGCTGCACGCCGCGCTCGAGGCGCGGGGCGACTTCCGCCTCACCCGCAAATCCCAAGGACACCTCCACGGAACCTTCGACGGCGTCAAGATCGACATTCTCTGGGGTGCCGACGCGGCGACACTACGCCCGCCCACGCTTGTCGCTGGCATCCCCGTCGGGTCGCTGCAGGACATCATGGCTACGAAATTCCGCGCCATCAGCTCCCGCCATCTGCTGCGCGACTACTTCGACGTCATGTCCCTCGAGCAGCTCGCCGGGATCACCGTCGAGGAAGGGTTCGCGCTGTATCTGCAGAAGTACGGGCTCTCCGTCAACCACGGTTCGGTGCATGCACTCGTGAGAGGGTTCGGCTATTTCGACGATGTCATGGACGATCCCATCCTGCGGGGCATGGTCGGCGAGGACGTTCGTGATCGCGTCGTCGGATTCTTCACCGCCCGCCACCCCGCAATCGTCCGCTCTGTCATGCAGGGCCCGAGTTCCCGGACCTGA
- a CDS encoding YbaK/EbsC family protein: MSRAVDRFAAAAAGLGVDLRVTRFPTGTRTARDAAAAVGCELAQIVKSLVFVAGGRVVVALVSGADRVDTGRLGAAAGAGDARQARAEEVADATGFSIGGVPPFGHARKLETFLDRRLLDFEEVWAAAGTPDACFPIAPGELARLAEARVVDVAVGAVSGPTGS, encoded by the coding sequence GTGAGCAGAGCTGTCGACCGGTTCGCGGCGGCGGCTGCCGGCCTCGGCGTGGACTTGCGTGTCACCCGCTTTCCCACCGGGACCCGAACCGCCCGGGACGCAGCCGCGGCGGTGGGCTGCGAGTTGGCCCAGATCGTCAAGTCGCTGGTGTTCGTGGCCGGTGGCCGGGTTGTCGTGGCGCTGGTCTCCGGCGCCGACAGGGTCGACACCGGACGCCTGGGTGCCGCCGCCGGTGCCGGCGATGCCCGCCAGGCCCGTGCCGAGGAGGTCGCGGACGCCACGGGGTTCTCCATCGGCGGCGTGCCGCCCTTCGGCCACGCCCGCAAGCTGGAGACCTTCCTGGACCGGCGACTGCTGGATTTCGAGGAGGTGTGGGCGGCGGCCGGCACCCCCGACGCCTGCTTCCCGATCGCGCCCGGCGAGCTGGCGCGACTCGCCGAGGCCCGTGTCGTCGACGTCGCCGTCGGCGCGGTGAGCGGGCCCACCGGTTCGTAG
- the secA gene encoding preprotein translocase subunit SecA codes for MAILDKLLRTGEGQKLKALEGLVPHIGGLEPEMQALSDEGLQARTPALRERLANGADLNDLLAEAFAVMREAAWRVIGQRHYDVQLMGGAALHLGWVAEMRTGEGKTLVSTLPVYLNGLTGEGVHVVTVNDYLASRDADWMGQIHRWLGLSVGLVIPGVRDQDFKRQQYACDITYGTNNEFGFDYLRDNMALSAAERVQRGHRYCIVDEIDSILIDEARTPLIISGQVAEAANTYYRFASIVRRLVRDEHYEVDEEKRTVAPTEEGVHAVERALGVENLYDSVQVSYVHHLGAALRAKELYRRDKEYILSDGEVKIVDEFTGRILDGRRWSEGLHQAVEAKEGVKIQEENQTLATITLQNYFRLYEKLAGMTGTAQTEASELHGTYDLQVVSIPTHRPMIRADQPDLVYRTEEAKFDAIVDDIAERVERGQPVLVGTISVEKSEKLSGHLTRRGIAHEVLNAKQHAREAEIIAQAGRLGRVTVATNMAGRGVDIILGGNPEALARRDLLADGYDPQSEEYTKAYPKLLASHSEHCGAEGEVIKEFGGVYVVGTERHESRRIDNQLRGRSGRQGDPGESRFYLSLEDDLMRIFATGAMNWVMARSLDDGVPIESKMVTKSVERAQTTVEQRNAETRKNVLRYDEVMNNQRRVIYEMRGQILQGAELREQALEHLQSEVEAIAADLPEDEPWDHRSILVTAGNLWPTDLTPEDLAAEPTPESLGARLLDDATALYARRESEIGTEVMRGLERQVMLRVIDQHWRTHLYEMDYLKEGIHLRAAGQKDPLSEWQREGFEMFGDLMQRIRRDFVRMITHIQVVKPETEQVSATRNVTYSGPTDPSEAPSALAQAAAAAAGVPLAGAKPAAAPSAAGKPAAGTATLVRSAAEKTGRNAPCPCGSGKKYKLCCGR; via the coding sequence ATGGCGATCCTCGACAAGCTCCTCCGAACCGGCGAGGGGCAGAAGCTCAAGGCCCTGGAAGGGCTCGTGCCCCACATCGGCGGCCTGGAACCCGAGATGCAGGCGCTGAGCGACGAGGGGTTGCAGGCCCGCACGCCCGCACTCCGGGAGCGCCTCGCCAACGGCGCCGATCTGAATGACCTGCTGGCGGAGGCATTCGCCGTCATGCGGGAGGCTGCGTGGCGGGTCATCGGCCAGCGGCACTACGACGTGCAGCTCATGGGAGGGGCGGCGCTGCACCTGGGCTGGGTCGCCGAGATGCGCACCGGCGAGGGCAAGACGCTCGTCTCCACCCTGCCGGTGTATCTGAACGGCCTTACGGGCGAGGGCGTCCACGTGGTCACCGTCAACGACTACCTGGCCAGTCGCGACGCCGACTGGATGGGACAGATCCACCGCTGGTTGGGCCTGAGCGTGGGCCTCGTGATCCCCGGCGTTCGGGACCAGGACTTCAAGCGCCAGCAGTACGCCTGCGACATCACCTACGGCACCAACAACGAGTTCGGTTTCGACTACCTGCGGGACAACATGGCGCTCTCCGCCGCCGAGCGGGTCCAGCGCGGCCATCGCTACTGCATCGTGGACGAGATCGACTCGATCCTCATCGACGAGGCCCGCACGCCGCTGATCATCAGCGGCCAGGTGGCCGAGGCCGCCAACACCTACTACCGGTTCGCCTCCATCGTGCGCCGCCTGGTGCGCGACGAGCACTACGAGGTGGACGAGGAGAAGCGCACGGTGGCCCCCACCGAGGAGGGCGTGCACGCCGTGGAGCGCGCTTTGGGGGTGGAGAACCTCTACGACTCGGTGCAGGTCAGCTACGTGCACCACCTCGGCGCGGCGCTGCGGGCCAAGGAGCTGTACCGGCGCGACAAGGAGTACATCCTCAGCGACGGCGAGGTGAAGATCGTCGACGAGTTCACCGGGCGCATCCTCGACGGGCGACGCTGGTCCGAAGGACTGCACCAGGCCGTCGAGGCCAAGGAGGGCGTCAAGATCCAGGAGGAGAACCAGACCCTCGCCACCATCACCCTGCAGAACTACTTCCGGCTCTACGAAAAGCTCGCCGGCATGACCGGCACCGCACAGACCGAGGCCAGCGAGCTGCACGGCACCTACGACCTGCAGGTGGTCTCGATCCCCACGCACAGGCCCATGATCCGCGCCGATCAGCCCGACCTGGTGTACCGCACCGAGGAAGCCAAGTTCGACGCCATCGTCGACGACATCGCCGAGCGGGTCGAGCGCGGCCAGCCGGTGCTGGTGGGCACCATCTCGGTGGAGAAGTCCGAGAAGCTCTCGGGCCACCTCACCCGCCGGGGCATCGCGCACGAGGTGCTGAACGCCAAGCAGCACGCACGCGAGGCCGAGATCATCGCGCAGGCCGGGCGCCTGGGGCGGGTGACGGTCGCCACCAACATGGCCGGGCGCGGCGTCGACATCATCCTCGGTGGGAACCCCGAGGCGCTCGCCCGGCGGGATCTGCTGGCCGACGGCTACGACCCGCAGTCCGAGGAGTACACCAAGGCATACCCCAAGCTGCTGGCGAGCCACAGCGAGCACTGCGGGGCCGAGGGCGAGGTGATCAAAGAGTTCGGCGGCGTGTACGTGGTGGGCACCGAACGCCACGAGAGCCGCCGCATCGACAACCAGCTGCGGGGCCGCTCGGGCCGCCAGGGCGACCCGGGGGAGAGCCGCTTCTACCTGTCCCTCGAGGACGACCTCATGCGCATCTTCGCCACCGGCGCCATGAACTGGGTGATGGCCCGCTCACTGGACGACGGCGTGCCCATCGAGTCCAAGATGGTTACCAAGTCCGTGGAGCGGGCGCAGACCACCGTGGAGCAGCGCAACGCCGAGACCCGCAAGAACGTGCTCCGCTACGACGAGGTGATGAACAACCAGCGGCGGGTCATCTACGAGATGCGCGGCCAGATCCTCCAGGGCGCGGAGCTGCGCGAGCAGGCCCTCGAGCACCTGCAGTCTGAGGTGGAGGCGATCGCCGCCGATCTGCCGGAGGATGAGCCGTGGGACCACCGCAGCATCCTGGTGACCGCCGGGAACCTGTGGCCGACCGACTTGACGCCCGAGGATCTCGCCGCCGAGCCGACGCCCGAGTCGCTGGGCGCCCGGTTGCTGGACGATGCCACGGCGTTGTATGCCAGGCGGGAGTCCGAGATCGGCACCGAGGTGATGCGCGGTCTCGAGCGCCAGGTGATGCTGCGGGTCATCGATCAGCACTGGCGCACCCACCTCTACGAGATGGACTACCTGAAAGAGGGCATCCACCTGCGTGCCGCCGGCCAGAAGGATCCGCTGAGCGAGTGGCAACGCGAGGGTTTCGAGATGTTCGGTGACCTCATGCAGCGGATCAGGCGGGATTTCGTGCGCATGATCACCCACATCCAGGTTGTGAAACCGGAGACCGAGCAGGTCTCGGCGACGCGCAACGTCACGTACTCGGGCCCCACCGACCCCTCCGAGGCGCCCAGCGCGCTGGCCCAGGCGGCCGCCGCCGCTGCCGGCGTGCCGCTGGCCGGTGCCAAGCCCGCCGCCGCACCGAGCGCCGCGGGCAAGCCCGCTGCGGGCACCGCAACGCTGGTCCGCAGCGCGGCGGAGAAGACCGGCCGCAACGCGCCCTGCCCGTGCGGCTCGGGCAAGAAGTACAAGCTCTGCTGCGGTCGCTGA